One genomic window of Xanthobacter dioxanivorans includes the following:
- a CDS encoding amidase has product MSLLFARDLAADIQAGRTTPRAVMEQVAAAIADREGEVHAFAALDLDAAFEATGLEGLAARPLAGLPVGIKDILDTRDLPTAYGSPIYAGHRPRTDAPAVGMVRRAGGIVAGKTVTTEFAFLQPSATRNPRRLTHTPGGSSAGSAAAVAAGMLPVALGTQTAGSVIRPAAFCGVTGYKPTFRLLPTLGMKTFSWHLDTVGLFAARVRDAAFAAAAISGRDLDIGATLAERPRLAIVRTARAGAASPEAHAALETAARAAEAMGARIFDLDLPEELEAADAAQPTIQDFEAALAFADELDFDRAHLSPLFAAHLDAARAIPPDTYDLARRTAKRARQKLGDLFGEVDALLTFSAPGPAPEGFATTGSAMFNRLWTLLGCPAINVAGLNAADGMPVGVQVVGRFGRDRQALAVGNLVETAISR; this is encoded by the coding sequence ATGAGTCTCCTTTTCGCCCGCGACCTCGCCGCCGACATCCAGGCCGGGCGCACCACGCCCCGCGCCGTGATGGAGCAGGTCGCCGCCGCCATCGCGGACCGCGAAGGCGAGGTGCACGCCTTCGCCGCCCTCGACCTCGACGCGGCGTTCGAGGCGACCGGACTGGAGGGGCTCGCCGCCCGCCCCCTCGCCGGCCTGCCGGTGGGGATCAAGGACATCCTGGACACGCGGGACCTTCCCACCGCCTATGGCAGCCCCATCTATGCCGGCCACCGCCCGCGCACCGACGCCCCGGCCGTGGGCATGGTGCGCCGGGCCGGCGGCATCGTCGCGGGCAAGACGGTGACCACCGAGTTCGCCTTCCTGCAGCCCAGCGCCACGCGCAATCCGCGCCGCCTCACCCACACGCCGGGGGGCTCCTCGGCCGGATCGGCGGCGGCGGTGGCGGCGGGGATGCTGCCCGTGGCGCTGGGCACCCAGACCGCCGGCTCGGTGATCCGCCCCGCCGCCTTCTGCGGGGTGACCGGCTACAAGCCCACCTTCCGCCTGCTGCCGACGCTGGGCATGAAGACCTTTTCCTGGCATCTGGACACCGTCGGCCTGTTCGCCGCCCGGGTGCGCGACGCGGCCTTCGCCGCCGCCGCCATCAGCGGGCGCGATCTCGACATCGGCGCGACGCTGGCCGAGCGCCCCCGCCTCGCCATCGTGCGCACCGCCCGCGCCGGCGCCGCCTCGCCCGAGGCCCACGCGGCGCTGGAGACGGCCGCCCGCGCCGCCGAGGCCATGGGCGCCCGCATCTTCGACCTGGACCTGCCGGAGGAGCTGGAGGCGGCGGATGCCGCCCAGCCCACCATCCAGGATTTCGAGGCGGCGCTGGCCTTCGCCGACGAGCTCGATTTCGACCGCGCCCACCTCTCGCCCCTGTTCGCCGCGCATCTCGACGCGGCCCGGGCCATCCCGCCGGACACCTACGACCTCGCCCGGCGCACGGCGAAGCGGGCGCGCCAGAAGCTGGGCGACCTGTTCGGCGAGGTGGACGCCCTCCTCACCTTCTCCGCCCCCGGCCCGGCACCGGAGGGCTTTGCCACCACCGGATCGGCCATGTTCAACCGGCTGTGGACGCTGCTGGGCTGCCCCGCCATCAACGTCGCCGGCCTCAACGCGGCCGACGGCATGCCCGTGGGCGTGCAGGTGGTGGGCCGTTTCGGCCGCGACCGGCAGGCGCTGGCGGTGGGAAATCTGGTGGAAACCGCCATCTCGCGCTGA
- the phnE gene encoding phosphonate ABC transporter, permease protein PhnE: protein MSHAITRLPDEQLAPMIARYAAAVRERRRHSLIAAAVVAVCIVLAGWMGEVRPSVLIAHSGRLTDYFSAIVPTLRWDSLGADLAEWYWNLDGWLKLLLDTLLIAYLGTLLGGIGAFLLCFLASANLVRNPFIRLSARRFLEFCRTVPELVFALLFVVAFGLGAMPGVLALAIHTMGSLGKLFAEVVENIDMKPVEGATAAGASWPQTVRFAVVPQVASNFASYGLLRFEINVREASIMGFVGAGGIGQDLVEAIRKFYYSDVSAILLLIIATVMIIDLVTEQVRHRLLGLEGRR from the coding sequence TTGTCCCACGCCATCACCCGCCTGCCCGACGAGCAGCTCGCGCCCATGATCGCCCGGTATGCGGCGGCGGTGCGCGAGCGGCGCCGGCACAGCCTCATCGCGGCGGCGGTGGTGGCGGTCTGCATCGTGCTGGCGGGGTGGATGGGCGAGGTGAGGCCCTCGGTCCTCATCGCCCATTCCGGCCGCCTCACCGACTATTTTTCCGCCATCGTCCCGACCCTGCGCTGGGACAGCCTCGGCGCCGACCTTGCCGAATGGTACTGGAACCTCGACGGCTGGCTCAAGCTGCTGCTCGACACCCTCCTCATCGCCTATCTCGGCACCCTGCTCGGCGGCATCGGCGCATTCCTCCTCTGCTTCCTCGCCAGCGCCAACCTGGTGAGGAACCCCTTCATCCGCCTCAGCGCCCGCCGCTTCCTCGAATTCTGCCGCACGGTGCCGGAGCTGGTCTTCGCCCTGCTGTTCGTCGTCGCCTTCGGCCTCGGGGCCATGCCGGGGGTGCTGGCGCTGGCCATCCACACCATGGGCTCGCTCGGCAAGCTGTTCGCCGAGGTGGTGGAGAACATCGACATGAAGCCGGTGGAGGGCGCCACCGCCGCCGGCGCCTCCTGGCCGCAGACGGTGCGCTTCGCCGTGGTGCCGCAGGTGGCCTCGAACTTCGCGTCCTACGGCCTGCTGCGCTTCGAGATCAACGTGCGCGAGGCCTCCATCATGGGCTTCGTCGGCGCCGGCGGCATCGGCCAGGACCTGGTGGAGGCGATCCGCAAGTTCTACTATTCCGACGTCTCGGCCATCCTGCTTTTGATCATCGCCACGGTGATGATTATCGACCTCGTCACCGAGCAGGTCCGCCACCGGCTCCTCGGCCTGGAGGGGCGGCGATGA
- the phnC gene encoding phosphonate ABC transporter ATP-binding protein has protein sequence MLVIEGLTRRFGDKEAVSHVDLEIGEGAFIGVIGRSGAGKSTLLRMINRLQDPSAGRILYNGRDVTALKGRALREWRAEAAMIFQQFNLVGRLDVLTNVLMGRLATVPAWRALTKSWRPEDRAIALSALDQFDIAPLAAQRADSLSGGQQQRVAIARALAQEPALILADEPIASLDPRNTKIVMDALLRINKHFGITVLCNLHSLDLARTYCDRLVGMAQGRVVFDGAPQALTEQVAHDLYGLEAGEVMDMPAAAKPAFGSAIPEGAALA, from the coding sequence ATGCTGGTGATCGAGGGCCTCACCCGTCGCTTCGGCGACAAGGAGGCGGTGTCCCATGTCGATCTTGAGATCGGCGAGGGCGCCTTCATCGGCGTCATCGGCCGATCCGGCGCCGGCAAGTCCACGCTCCTGCGCATGATCAATCGCCTGCAGGATCCCTCCGCCGGGCGCATCCTCTACAACGGCCGCGACGTGACGGCGCTGAAGGGCCGGGCCCTGCGCGAATGGCGCGCCGAGGCGGCCATGATCTTCCAGCAGTTCAACCTGGTGGGGCGGCTCGACGTGCTCACCAACGTGCTCATGGGCCGCCTCGCCACCGTGCCGGCATGGCGCGCGCTGACCAAGAGCTGGCGCCCGGAGGACCGGGCCATCGCCCTCTCCGCCCTCGACCAGTTCGACATCGCCCCGCTCGCCGCCCAGCGCGCCGACAGCCTCTCCGGCGGCCAGCAGCAGCGCGTGGCCATCGCCCGCGCGCTCGCCCAGGAGCCGGCGCTGATCCTCGCCGACGAACCCATCGCCTCCCTCGACCCGCGCAACACCAAGATCGTCATGGATGCGCTTTTGCGCATCAACAAGCATTTCGGCATCACCGTGCTGTGCAACCTGCACTCCCTCGACCTCGCCCGGACCTATTGCGACCGCCTCGTCGGCATGGCGCAGGGCCGCGTGGTGTTCGACGGCGCGCCGCAGGCCCTCACCGAGCAGGTGGCCCACGACCTCTACGGCCTGGAGGCCGGCGAGGTGATGGACATGCCCGCGGCGGCAAAGCCCGCCTTCGGCTCGGCCATCCCCGAGGGCGCGGCGCTGGCCTGA
- the pdxY gene encoding pyridoxal kinase PdxY — MNLLSIQSHVAYGHVGNASAVFPLQRLGVEVWPIHTVQFSNHTGYGAWRGQVFEAGAIGDLVEGIAERGVLSRCDGVLSGYMGSADIGAAILDAVERVKGANANATYCCDPVIGDVGRGIFVRPGIPEFMRERAVPAADVITPNQFELELLSGRSVATLEEAVAACDLLHRAGPAVILVTSLHVRETPPDSIDLLASGPDGRFLVRTPRLDVALNGAGDAIAALFFFHVLRTGSTRAAISAAASSIYGVLARTEKAQSRELLLVEAQEEFVTPSRLFPASVI, encoded by the coding sequence ATGAACCTCCTCTCCATCCAGTCCCACGTGGCCTACGGGCATGTGGGCAACGCCTCCGCCGTCTTCCCGCTGCAGCGGCTCGGGGTGGAGGTGTGGCCGATCCACACGGTGCAGTTCTCCAACCACACCGGCTACGGCGCCTGGCGCGGGCAGGTGTTCGAGGCCGGCGCCATCGGCGACCTGGTGGAGGGCATCGCCGAGCGCGGCGTGCTGTCGCGCTGCGACGGGGTGCTCTCCGGCTACATGGGCTCGGCCGACATCGGCGCCGCCATCCTCGACGCGGTGGAGCGGGTGAAGGGCGCGAACGCCAACGCCACCTATTGCTGCGATCCGGTGATCGGCGACGTGGGCCGCGGCATCTTCGTGCGGCCGGGCATCCCCGAATTCATGCGCGAGCGCGCGGTGCCGGCGGCGGACGTGATCACCCCCAACCAGTTCGAGCTGGAGCTGCTCTCCGGGCGCAGCGTCGCGACCCTCGAGGAGGCGGTCGCCGCTTGCGACCTCCTGCACCGGGCGGGACCGGCGGTGATCCTCGTCACCAGCCTGCATGTGCGCGAGACCCCGCCCGACAGCATCGACCTCCTCGCCTCGGGTCCCGACGGGCGCTTCCTGGTGCGCACGCCGCGGCTCGACGTGGCGCTGAACGGGGCGGGCGACGCCATCGCCGCCCTCTTCTTCTTCCACGTGCTGCGCACCGGATCGACGCGCGCGGCGATTTCCGCGGCGGCATCCTCCATTTACGGGGTGCTGGCGCGGACCGAAAAAGCACAGTCTCGGGAATTGCTGCTGGTGGAGGCCCAGGAGGAGTTCGTGACCCCGTCTCGGCTCTTTCCGGCCTCGGTGATCTGA
- the phnE gene encoding phosphonate ABC transporter, permease protein PhnE, with the protein MNRARITLSAEARDRLGAAYPQVLAPTRRRGALAFAGVLVAIAGFGFWRLGFSLERIGSGIGQLAHFVTLMLPPNPGTQLPLYMHALGETLAIAFLGTLGGALVAFPFGFLAAKNVIPNVFAHFAVRRFLDVVRGIDKLIWALIYVTVVGLGPFAGILAIATASAGELGKLFSEAVEALDRKPVEGVTASGGSPAEAVRFGMLPQVLPVLASQLLYYFESNARQSTIVGIVGAGGLGLHLAEQIRVLEWQKVSFLILMMLLMVAVIDFISSRLRFAIIGRARLEP; encoded by the coding sequence ATGAACCGGGCGCGCATCACCCTGTCCGCCGAGGCGCGGGACCGCCTCGGCGCCGCCTATCCGCAGGTGCTTGCGCCCACCCGGCGGCGAGGCGCCCTGGCTTTTGCCGGCGTGCTCGTGGCCATCGCCGGCTTCGGCTTCTGGCGCCTCGGCTTCAGCCTGGAGCGCATCGGCTCCGGGATCGGCCAGCTCGCTCATTTCGTCACCTTGATGCTGCCGCCGAACCCGGGCACCCAGCTGCCGCTCTACATGCACGCGCTGGGCGAGACGCTGGCCATCGCCTTCCTCGGCACCCTCGGCGGCGCGCTGGTGGCGTTCCCGTTCGGCTTCCTCGCGGCGAAGAACGTGATCCCCAACGTGTTCGCCCATTTCGCGGTGCGCCGCTTCCTCGACGTGGTGCGCGGCATCGACAAGCTCATCTGGGCCCTGATTTATGTGACCGTGGTGGGGCTCGGCCCCTTCGCCGGCATTCTCGCCATCGCCACGGCGAGCGCCGGCGAGCTCGGCAAGCTGTTCTCCGAGGCGGTGGAGGCCCTCGACCGCAAGCCGGTGGAAGGCGTCACCGCCTCCGGCGGGTCGCCGGCCGAGGCGGTGCGCTTCGGCATGCTGCCGCAGGTGCTGCCCGTCCTGGCGAGCCAGCTGCTCTACTATTTCGAGTCCAACGCCCGCCAGTCCACCATCGTCGGCATCGTCGGCGCCGGCGGGCTGGGCCTCCACCTGGCCGAGCAGATCCGCGTGCTGGAATGGCAGAAGGTGTCGTTCCTCATCCTGATGATGCTGCTGATGGTGGCGGTGATCGACTTCATCTCCTCCCGCCTGCGCTTCGCCATCATCGGCCGCGCGCGGCTGGAGCCGTGA
- the phnD gene encoding phosphonate ABC transporter substrate-binding protein: MLNRRTLIAAAAALAVSAGGAAAQDWKAKYPELTFAIIPAENASGVTERFAPLMDYLSKQLGTKVTLRIANDYAAVIEGQRAGNIHIASYGPSSFARALMTGAKIEAFAIEVNADGTKGYHSVLYVKADSPYKSIEDLKGKNLCLVDPNSTSGNNVPRFSMNKMGIKPDEYFGKVVYAGSHENAVIAVQQGTCDAAFNWWNDAQESALKRMERKGMAKYDDYRIVFKSDQIVNSPYAYLADLPADLKAKIRDAFFSIEKNDKTAFDKIYEGKSQLWQPVDNESYVGIIELNKFVDELRKKKS; encoded by the coding sequence ATGCTGAACCGTCGCACCCTGATCGCGGCCGCCGCCGCGCTGGCCGTCTCTGCCGGCGGCGCCGCCGCGCAGGACTGGAAGGCGAAATATCCCGAGCTGACCTTCGCCATCATCCCGGCGGAGAACGCCTCGGGCGTGACCGAGCGCTTCGCCCCGCTCATGGACTATCTCTCCAAGCAGCTCGGCACCAAGGTGACCCTGCGCATCGCCAACGACTACGCGGCGGTGATCGAGGGCCAGCGCGCCGGCAACATCCACATCGCCTCCTACGGGCCGTCCTCCTTCGCCCGCGCCCTGATGACCGGCGCCAAGATCGAGGCTTTCGCCATCGAGGTGAACGCCGACGGCACCAAGGGCTATCACTCGGTGCTCTACGTGAAGGCCGACAGCCCCTACAAGTCCATCGAGGACCTGAAGGGCAAGAACCTGTGCCTGGTGGACCCCAACTCCACCTCCGGCAACAACGTGCCGCGCTTCTCCATGAACAAGATGGGCATCAAGCCGGACGAATACTTCGGCAAGGTGGTCTATGCCGGATCGCACGAGAACGCGGTCATCGCCGTGCAGCAGGGCACCTGCGACGCCGCCTTCAACTGGTGGAACGACGCGCAGGAATCCGCCCTGAAGCGCATGGAGCGCAAGGGGATGGCGAAGTACGACGACTATCGCATCGTCTTCAAGTCCGACCAGATCGTGAACTCGCCCTACGCCTATCTCGCCGACCTGCCGGCGGACCTGAAGGCGAAGATCCGCGATGCCTTCTTCTCCATCGAGAAGAACGACAAGACCGCATTCGACAAGATCTACGAAGGCAAGAGCCAGCTCTGGCAGCCGGTGGACAACGAATCCTACGTCGGCATCATCGAGCTGAATAAGTTCGTGGACGAGCTGCGCAAGAAGAAGTCCTGA
- a CDS encoding polysaccharide deacetylase family protein: MPASPSPAAFAAAPSMRPASRGAAGRMARVLLLAFLPCILLPGAFLLGTFLPGAAVAGPAGPACYAPAALAARPGEEIVRPRTGGAAQLPDIPLAAPAPVPAGLRGSIRRVDLPAGVKLVALTFDLCEASGETSGYDGAIVDFLRAEAIPATFFAGGKWMMSHPERGDQLTADPQFEMGNHTWSHANLTVRTGEAMRRQVDDADVALALRRRDVEAKGCMVPKPAPSGAMFRFPYGSCSAESLNYVNDTGHLAIQWDVDSGDPAFIGARGMADDMLRSIRPGSIVLMHANGRGKHTAEALKILVPALRAKGYRFATVGQLLAEGRPVIAPTCYSLKPGDTRVYDEAARTGKRILPVQ, from the coding sequence GTGCCCGCATCCCCATCACCCGCCGCCTTCGCCGCAGCGCCCTCCATGCGCCCCGCATCACGCGGGGCGGCCGGCCGCATGGCGCGGGTGCTTCTCCTCGCATTCCTGCCTTGCATCCTCCTGCCAGGCGCCTTCTTGCTAGGCACCTTCTTGCCGGGCGCCGCCGTGGCCGGGCCGGCGGGGCCGGCCTGCTATGCCCCGGCCGCCCTCGCGGCGCGGCCCGGCGAGGAGATCGTGCGCCCGCGCACGGGCGGGGCGGCCCAGCTGCCCGACATCCCCCTCGCCGCGCCCGCGCCGGTGCCGGCCGGGCTGCGTGGCTCCATCCGGCGGGTGGACCTGCCGGCCGGCGTGAAGCTGGTGGCCCTCACCTTCGACCTGTGCGAGGCCTCCGGCGAGACCTCCGGCTATGACGGGGCGATCGTGGACTTCCTGCGGGCGGAAGCCATCCCCGCCACCTTCTTCGCCGGCGGCAAGTGGATGATGAGCCACCCCGAGCGGGGTGACCAGCTCACCGCCGACCCGCAGTTCGAGATGGGCAACCACACCTGGTCCCACGCCAACCTCACCGTGCGCACCGGGGAAGCCATGCGCCGGCAGGTGGACGACGCCGACGTCGCCCTGGCGCTGCGCCGCCGCGATGTGGAGGCCAAGGGCTGCATGGTGCCGAAGCCCGCGCCCTCCGGCGCCATGTTCCGCTTTCCCTACGGCTCGTGCAGCGCCGAATCCCTGAACTACGTCAACGACACGGGGCACCTCGCCATCCAGTGGGACGTGGATTCGGGTGATCCGGCCTTCATCGGCGCCAGGGGCATGGCCGACGACATGCTGCGCTCCATCCGCCCCGGCTCCATCGTGCTCATGCACGCCAACGGGCGCGGCAAGCATACGGCGGAGGCGCTGAAGATCCTCGTCCCCGCCTTGCGCGCGAAGGGCTACCGATTCGCCACCGTGGGCCAGCTGCTGGCGGAGGGACGGCCGGTGATCGCGCCCACCTGCTATTCGCTCAAGCCCGGCGACACCCGCGTCTATGACGAGGCGGCGCGCACCGGCAAGCGCATCCTGCCGGTGCAGTAG